A genomic window from Salvia hispanica cultivar TCC Black 2014 chromosome 5, UniMelb_Shisp_WGS_1.0, whole genome shotgun sequence includes:
- the LOC125191229 gene encoding omega-amidase, chloroplastic-like produces MRGVLGLSSSLTTLTRKSSVAQPTVRTVTSPLLHRRFYRTPTQTTTRTTVTSSASISSMAASFYPEKARVPPALPAPTTLITKFKIGICQLSVTADKERNIQHARTAIEEAAEKGAKLVLLPEIWNSAYSNDSFPVYAEDIDAGFDASPSTAMLSEIACRLNITLIGGSIPERCGDKLYNTCCVYGPDGKLKAKHRKIHLFDIDIPGKITFKESNTLTAGETPTVVDTEVGRIGIGICYDIRFQELAMLYSARGAQLICYPGAFNMTTGPLHWELLQRARAVDNQLYVATCSPARDVAAGYIAWGHSTLIGPFGEVVATTEHDEAIIISEIDYSQVDLRRTNLPLEKQRRGDLYQLVDVGRLG; encoded by the exons atgaggGGAGTATTGGGTTTGTCATCAAGTCTCACTACTCTCACTCGTAAATCCTCTGTAGCTCAACCCACTGTACGCACTGTGACCTCCCCTCTTCTCCACCGTCGATTTTACCGTACTCCAACTCAAACCACAACTCGCACAACAGTCACATCGTCAGCCTCAATCTCATCCATGGCCGCCTCTTTCTACCCGGAGAAGGCTCGAGTGCCCCCAGCTCTACCGGCGCCCACAACCCTCATCACCAAG TTTAAGATTGGTATATGTCAGTTAAGTGTGACTGCtgataaagagagaaacaTTCAGCATGCGCGGACTGCAATAGAGGAGGCTGCTGAAAAGGGGGCGAAGCTTGTTCTGTTGCCC GAAATATGGAACAGCGCATATTCAAATGATAGCTTTCCAGTGTATGCTGAGGATATTGATGCTGGCTTTGATGCATCTCCATCAACAGCAATGTTATCTGAAATTGCTTGTCGTCTTAACATCACGCTAATTGGAGGTTCAATACCTGAACGGTGCGGAGATAAGTTGTACAACACCTGTTGTGTATATGGCCCTGACGGAAAGCTGAAAGCTAAGCACCGTAAG ATACACCTTTTCGATATCGACATTCCTGGAAAGATTACCTTCAAGGAATCGAACACTCTTACTGCTGGGGAGACTCCCACCGTAGTGGACACGG AGGTTGGTCGAATCGGAATTGGTATCTGCTACGACATTAGATTTCAAGAACTAGCAATGCTCTATTCTGCAAGAG GTGCTCAATTGATTTGCTATCCGGGAGCATTCAACATGACCACAGGTCCTCTGCATTGGGAGCTATTGCAAAGAGCAAG GGCTGTCGACAACCAG TTATACGTAGCAACTTGTTCACCTGCTCGAGATGTTGCTGCTGGGTACATTGCGTGGGGCCATTCTACACTCATCGGGCCG TTTGGTGAAGTTGTGGCCACAACGGAACATGATGAGGCGATAATCATCTCAGAAATCGACTATTCTCAAGTTGATCTTCGGAG AACGAACCTACCGCTTGAGAAGCAAAGACGGGGCGACCTCTACCAGCTGGTGGATGTCGGGAGGTTGGGatga
- the LOC125191179 gene encoding protein BIG GRAIN 1-like A encodes MYSREKQEMKKSHRNTPSFSSSLLDEICRSIDDKPQPQTASFSRVEKWIENDRTLFRRRPRCDNTVFPDTDPSIFTAANCPRPIRTGDRDRDLFHEERNIASSTENLVKSKSRAMRIYANLKKMKQPISPGARLTTFLTSIFNRNKSKRGDRSHPPPPPLESPVNTRCSTKSPAGIRINKNDLTRASVNYVDALPRASDRRPPLPPNAFQNGAPTKYTRYERDEEESDGDGISESSSDLFELDHSSLFGIRDRLCEELPVYETTTFFHQNRRLFR; translated from the coding sequence atgtattcaagagagaaacaagaaatgaagaaatcCCATCGCAACACTCCTtcattctcctcctctctcctcGACGAAATCTGCCGCTCCATCGACGACAAGCCACAGCCCCAAACGGCGTCGTTTTCTAGAGTCGAGAAATGGATCGAAAACGACAGAACGCTATTCCGCCGCCGCCCACGCTGCGACAACACCGTCTTCCCCGACACCGACCCCTCCATCTTCACCGCCGCCAACTGCCCTAGACCGATCCGCACCGGCGATCGCGATCGCGATCTCTTCCACGAGGAGAGGAACATAGCATCCTCGACAGAGAATCTGGTCAAATCCAAATCCAGGGCGATGAGAATCTACGCgaatttgaagaagatgaagcaGCCTATCTCTCCCGGAGCGCGCCTCACCACCTTCCTCACCTCCATCTTCAATCGGAACAAGTCCAAAAGAGGCGATCGGAGCCatccgccaccgccgccgctggAATCACCGGTGAACACGAGGTGTTCGACGAAATCGCCGGCTGGGAttcgaataaataaaaatgacctTACACGTGCGAGCGTTAATTATGTGGACGCTTTGCCACGTGCGAGCGACCGGAGGCCCCCGTTGCCGCCAAATGCATTTCAAAATGGAGCTCCTACAAAGTATACGCGTTACGAGAGAGACGAAGAGGAGAGTGACGGTGATGGCATTAGTGAGTCGAGCTCGGATTTGTTCGAGCTCGACCACTCGTCTTTGTTTGGAATTAGGGATAGGCTTTGTGAAGAGCTACCGGTGTATGAAACtactacttttttccatcaaaATCGCAGATTATTTCGATAA